A DNA window from Haloactinospora alba contains the following coding sequences:
- a CDS encoding WXG100 family type VII secretion target: MGNGSGFEVYGNVGGLQELSEEQRGHLGRFQAIMNQIKEQSESTVNKWEGSGSEEFKAKANEFDNQFNAVNAAFAKVIDATDGAANNYSKLSRHLNGLFE; this comes from the coding sequence GTGGGGAACGGATCGGGATTCGAGGTATACGGGAACGTCGGCGGGCTGCAGGAGCTCTCCGAGGAGCAGCGCGGCCATCTGGGCCGTTTCCAGGCCATCATGAACCAGATCAAGGAACAGTCGGAAAGCACCGTGAACAAATGGGAGGGTTCCGGAAGCGAGGAATTCAAGGCGAAGGCCAATGAGTTCGACAACCAGTTCAACGCGGTGAACGCCGCCTTCGCCAAAGTCATCGACGCCACGGACGGCGCCGCGAACAACTACTCCAAACTCAGCAGGCACCTCAACGGACTCTTCGAGTAG
- the eccD gene encoding type VII secretion integral membrane protein EccD has protein sequence MRGYCQVTVTGPQRWADLALPDAVPVASLLPQIIRACSPEAEGTQAAGWTLATSEGTAIPLEDSLEKAGVADGTVLLLSKEPPRTRPSHVDDVRGAVEDRVDENSRIWGSATTLAFGLLAGGLGPLAVLGVMSYLHPHPGNLAVAAGGSLFCLALMVLASRRSMTAVAHVLFAAACAWGAAMAALTVLVVTNEPDPLIPAAFACAGALLIATIGWWVDELGLPYLAALGVTTAAGGVLCGVGVVVDAAQGVRSLALLLALGVGALPRTALAMGGLSGLDYEVRHAGQVGTRRFEENFTSSDRLLLGFVVGSTASAAAAVALLVGIGGRPQDALMAALVSLLLVLRSRLFDRVSHVLPLRLAGVLGLGYTAVASLDMFPPIAPWLPTIALATGAALAVVSWVRLAEVPRASLRRVLNGVEIAVVIALCAATAWAMGLFDLVQSLAS, from the coding sequence GTGCGTGGATACTGCCAGGTAACCGTCACTGGTCCGCAACGTTGGGCTGACCTGGCACTCCCGGACGCGGTTCCCGTGGCCTCCCTCCTCCCCCAGATCATCCGGGCGTGCTCCCCGGAGGCGGAGGGCACACAGGCCGCGGGATGGACACTCGCGACCTCGGAGGGGACGGCCATCCCCCTCGAGGACTCGCTGGAGAAGGCCGGAGTCGCCGACGGTACCGTCCTGCTGCTGAGCAAGGAGCCCCCGCGCACGCGCCCGTCCCACGTCGACGACGTGCGGGGGGCGGTGGAGGACCGTGTCGACGAGAACAGCCGCATCTGGGGCTCCGCCACGACGCTGGCCTTCGGGCTCCTGGCGGGAGGGCTCGGCCCGCTCGCGGTGCTGGGGGTCATGAGCTACCTTCACCCGCACCCCGGCAACCTCGCCGTGGCGGCTGGCGGTTCACTGTTCTGCCTGGCGCTGATGGTACTCGCCTCCCGCCGCAGCATGACCGCCGTCGCCCACGTGCTGTTCGCCGCCGCCTGCGCGTGGGGGGCGGCCATGGCGGCGCTCACCGTGCTCGTGGTGACCAACGAACCCGACCCGCTGATCCCGGCGGCGTTCGCCTGCGCCGGTGCGCTGCTCATCGCCACCATCGGGTGGTGGGTCGACGAGCTGGGGTTGCCCTACCTCGCCGCCCTCGGGGTGACCACCGCTGCCGGTGGCGTGCTGTGCGGGGTCGGGGTGGTTGTCGACGCCGCGCAGGGGGTGCGGTCCCTGGCCCTCCTCCTCGCACTCGGTGTCGGTGCGCTGCCGCGTACGGCACTCGCCATGGGGGGACTGTCCGGGCTCGACTACGAGGTGCGCCACGCGGGTCAGGTCGGCACGCGACGGTTCGAGGAGAACTTCACCAGCAGCGACCGGCTTCTGCTCGGCTTCGTCGTGGGTAGTACCGCCAGCGCCGCGGCGGCCGTCGCGCTTCTGGTGGGGATCGGCGGCCGTCCGCAGGACGCCCTGATGGCGGCTCTCGTGTCGTTGCTGCTGGTGCTGCGCTCCCGCCTGTTCGACCGGGTGAGCCACGTCCTTCCGCTGCGCCTGGCGGGGGTGCTGGGTCTCGGTTACACCGCTGTGGCCTCCCTGGACATGTTCCCGCCGATCGCTCCGTGGCTCCCCACCATCGCGCTGGCCACCGGAGCCGCGTTGGCGGTGGTGAGCTGGGTCCGGCTGGCCGAGGTTCCGCGCGCGTCGCTGCGCCGCGTCCTCAACGGGGTGGAGATCGCGGTCGTCATCGCCCTGTGCGCGGCCACCGCGTGGGCGATGGGCCTGTTCGACCTCGTGCAGTCACTGGCGAGTTGA